A stretch of Patagioenas fasciata isolate bPatFas1 chromosome 4, bPatFas1.hap1, whole genome shotgun sequence DNA encodes these proteins:
- the CDKN2AIP gene encoding CDKN2A-interacting protein: MASGKAAAEPLGRTAEEVAWAEALRGACEPEHHWRHRREFLLRNVGEPPAAGSAQLQRLVSLSMVWANHVFLGCRYPPQVMEKALEMAEGIQVTDAPIRTTRDELVAKVKKRGISSSNEGVEEPPKKRAVEKSKNSKDTGKDMKTSKAEAPKETESTLPKKQEKHTSKDPESSQLTCSSDQEMVEASDIETEGKPANAEDTTGQNPSSFEKESGEKPCSSPLKESKCEDAPSPEKKTTVSAVPPAAKSALQAEVVAAVVPPAAKSAPQAAAVPVAAKSAPQAEAFTALVPLAAKSTSQAETVTAVVPPAAAKSNSQAAAVTTAVPPATKSTPQAAAVPPTTKSTPQAAAVPPTTKSTPQAAAVPPTTKSTPQTSATLLSSKNQASAPASVSKSSAQAGTSLLLAPKSSTQVASSLLLAPKGGAQAGTSLLLASKGTAKAGSSLLASKSSAEVAASLLAARSGAQQGSSLLTSKNSAQVAASLLGTRGGTQQGPSSLASRGGAQAGASLLASKGGMQAGSPQLASKSGLQAGESPAKALCKPLTSEDAKERQPFFNRLYKAVAWKLVAVGGFSPNVNHVELLNSSIQSVKATLDVAFVPLKELADLPQNKSSLENIVCELRCKSVYLGTGCGKSMENAKAVASREALKLFLKKKVIVKICKRKYKGSEIEDLVLLDEESKPSNLPPALRNPREIL, encoded by the exons ATGGCGTCGGGGAAGGCGGCGGCCGAGCCCCTGGGGCGCACGGCGGAGGAGGTGGCTTGGGCCGAGGCGCTGCGCGGGGCCTGCGAGCCCGAGCACCACTGGCGGCACCGGCGGGAGTTTCTGCTGCGGAACGTGGGGGAGCCGCCGGCGGCGGGCAGCGCCCAGCTCCAGCGCCTGGTGTCGCTTTCCATGGTGTGGGCAAATCACGTCTTCCTGGGCTGCCG GTACCCGCCACAGGTCATGGAGAAGGCGTTAGAAATGGCCGAAGGCATCCAAGTGACCGACGCGCCTATCCGCACCACGAGAGACGAACTGGTTGCCAAGGTGAAGAAAAGAGGCATATCAAGTAGCAATG AAGGGGTAGAGGAACCCCCCAAGAAGCGAGCTGTTGAGAAAAGCAAAAATTCTAAGGATACTGGAAAGGATATGAAAACAAGCAAGGCAGAAGCCCCAAAGGAAACAGAGAGCACATTgccaaaaaagcaggaaaaacataCCAGCAAAGATCCAGAAAGCTCCCAGTTAACTTGCAGCTCAGATCAAGAAATGGTCGAGGCATCAGACATAGAAACTGAAGGAAAACCTGCTAATGCTGAAGATACCACTGGGCAAAATCCATCTTCGTTTGAAAAAGAGTCAGGAGAGAAACCTTGCTCAAGTCCACTTAAGGAAAGCAAGTGTGAAGATGCGCCATCACCTGAAAAGAAAACTACAGTAAGTgcagtgccaccagctgccaagagtgccctgcaggcagaggtggtggctgctgtggtGCCACCGGCTGCCAAGAGTGCCCCCCAGGCAGCAGCAGTGCCAGTGGCTGCCAAGAGTGCCCCGCAGGCAGAGGCGTTCACTGCCCTGGTGCCACTGGCTGCCAAGAGCACCTCACAGGCAGAGACAGTGACAGCAGTGGTGCCACCAGCAGCTGCCAAGAGCAACTCACAGGCAGCGGCAGTGACAACAGCAGTGCCACCGGCCACCAAGAGCACCCCGCAGGCAGCAGCGGTGCCACCGACCACCAAGAGCACCCCGCAGGCAGCAGCGGTGCCACCGACCACCAAGAGCACCCCGCAGGCAGCAGCGGTGCCACCGACCACCAAGAGCACACCACAAACAAGTGCTACATTGCTGTCTTCCAAAAACCAAGCGAGTGCCCCAGCATCAGTGTCCAAGAGCAGCGCTCAGGCAGGCACCTCGCTGCTGCTGGCCCCCAAGAGCAGTACTCAGGTGGCCTCCTCACTGCTGCTAGCCCCCAAAGGTGGGGCTCAGGCGGGCACCTCGCTGCTGCTGGCTTCCAAGGGCACTGCTAAGGCGGGATCTTCGCTCCTGGCTTCCAAGAGCAGTGCTGAGGTGGCTGCCTCATTGCtggccgctcggagcggcgctcAGCAGGGATCCTCACTGCTGACTTCCAAGAACAGCGCTCAGGTGGCTGCTTCACTGCTGGGCACTCGTGGTGGCACTCAGCAAGGTCCCTCCTCGCTGGCATCCCGGGGTGGAGCTCAGGCAGGTGCTTCCCTGCTGGCTTCCAAGGGTGGCATGCAGGCAGGTTCACCGCAGCTTGCCTCCAAGAGTGGCTTGCAGGCAGGTGAAAGCCCTGCTAAGGCTCTGTGCAAACCGTTAACCAGCGAAGATGCAAAGGAAAGACAACCTTTTTTCAACAGACTATACAAAGCTGTAGCCTGGAAACTGGTTGCTGTTGGAGGCTTCAGTCCTAATGTAAATCATGTAGAACTTCTGAACTCATCAATTCAGTCTGTAAAAGCTACGTTAGATGTTGCTTTTGTTCCCCTGAAGGAACTTGCAGACTTGCCTCAAAATAAGAGCTCTCTAGAAAATATAGTTTGTGAACTGAGGTGCAAGTCTGTCTACTTGGGTACTGGCTGTGGTAAAAGTATGGAAAATGCCAAAGCGGTTGCTTCAAGAGAAGCTTTGAAATTATTCCTCAAGAAGAAAGTTATTGTGAAGatatgtaaaagaaaatacaaaggtaGTGAAATTGAAGATTTAGTACTTCTGGATGAAGAATCAAAACCTTCGAATTTACCTCCAGCTTTAAGAAATCCTCGTGAGATCTTGTAG